Part of the Sporosarcina sp. FSL K6-2383 genome is shown below.
GTACCTTTCCAGACATAGCTGAAAATTTCATCGTTCACATGCTCATGCATTTTAATCGTCAAACCTTTTCTCATAATAGCGTGGTCGATTGTACTAAGAGGCCCAAAAGCCGGATCATTCATCTCCACATCCAAAATATCACTTGGCTGGATCCTCGTAATGGTGAATGGTCCTCTAAAAGGTTGATAATGATTTCCTGCACGGAGTATTTGAATCAACCCCATCCCTCCCTCATAGATTGAAGAAAGCGCGAAAATTCCTCTCGGACTCTCCACGCTTCACAGCTGTTTAAAGCTCCTGATAATCCCTTTGATATCTTCCGCCGTCTTTGACCACAGAATGATACAACGCTTTTAACGCAAAGCTTTTTTCCAAGTCATGCTCTTTCATAATTTGGTTCAGTTGTTTTTTCAGCTCCGTATCATTCTTCACAAGCTGCTCCATCTTTGGTTTTGAATACTGCATAATCCGAACCTCCTTCTTTAAACTTTTTCTCTCTTTAGTATACCATTGCTTAACATACATCCATCCGATTCAGATTTGCTATACTACTTTTATCAGCAGGAAATAGAACGGAGTGACATGATGTATAAAACAATCGGTATCCTAGCACACGTCGATGCGGGAAAAACAACATTTTCAGAACAACTTCTTTATCACACCAATAGCATTAAACAACGGGGGCGCGTCGATCATAAGGATGCCTTCTTGGATAGCCATGCCATCGAAAAAGAGCGTGGCATCAGCGTTTTTGCAGATCAAGCAATCATCTCATATAACAATTCGACCTATACGATTATCGATACGCCCGGGCATGTCGACTTTTCTCCGGAAATGGAACGCGCCATTCAAGTGATGGACTACGCCATCATCATTATTAGTGCAAGCGATGGTGTCGAAGGTCATACCGAAACCGTCTGGCAGCTACTTCGTAAACACCAAGTACCCACATTTTTCTTCATCAATAAAATCGATCGTGAAGGAACGGATGTAGAAAATATTTTACAAGAGATTCGCATTAATTTGTCAGAAGATGTTTGCGACCTTACAACCGCCTTCCACGAAGGTATCATGCAAGAGGAGCTCATCGAATTTATCGCAGAGCGTGACGAAGCACTGCTGGAAACCTATATGGAAACTGGTTATGACGAGACGCTATGGCTCCAAGCATTCAAGAATATGATCCGGGACAATAAAGTGTTCGCCAGCGCCAGCGGTTCTGCACTAAAAGACATCGGCATTGCAGAATTTTTCACGAAACTCGATGTCCTGACAGGGACCTCCTACGATGATTCCGGTGAGTTTGCGGCACAAGTGTACAAAGTTCGGCATGATGATAACGGCAACAAAGTGACATTCCTCAAATCAGTAGGCGGTACACTTCACGTTCGTGAAGAGGTTCATTACGGGGAGCTGGCTGAAAAAATTACTCAAATCCGTATTTATAGCGGCAATAAATTCAAGGCAGTCGACCAAATTCATGCAGGTGAATTATTCGCGGTGACTGGCCTAACAAATGCATCCATAGGTGATGGCGTAGGGGCTTTGAAAGAAAAAGTGACATTTGACCTCATACCCACCTTGAAATCGAAAGTTGTTTTTGATGCATCCATCCATGTCAAAGAGATGTTGCGTTGCTTCAACCTATTGGATGCCGAGGATCCCTCTCTACGCGTCTTTTGGGACGAGCACTTTCAGGAAATTCACGTACATGTCATGGGCATCATCCAACTTGAAGTGTTGAAGGTAATCGTCAAAGAACGATTTCAATTCACTGTCACTTTCGATGAACCCAAAATTCTTTATAAGGAAACCATTGCTACAACCGTAAACGGCTACGGCCATTTCGAACCACTACGACATTACGCAGAAGTCCATTTGAAAATCGAACCCGCCGATAGAAATAGCGGTATTTCCTTCGATAACGTCTGTCACGCTAATGATCTGTCGATTGGCAATCAAAATCTAGTCCGCCATCATGTATTTGAACGCGACCATCACGGGCTATTAACCGGCTCCGCCCTCACCGACGTCAAAATCACATTACTGACAGGACGAGGACATAATGAGCATACCTCTGGCGGTGACTTTAGAGAAGCTACACGTCGAGCCTTACGCCAAGGGTTAGAGCAAGCCCACAATCTATTACTTGAACCCTACTATGACTATACAATCAAAGTCGAGTTGGATCTGATTGGGCGTGTGCTATCAGACATTCAACAAGCACATGGCAGCTTTGAGCCTCCCGAAACACTCGGAGATAAAGTGCTCGTCAAAGGACGTGTTCCTGTTGCAACCTTCATGAACTACAGCACTGCCTTTGCTTCCTTCACGCATGGCAAAGGAACGCTACGCTTGCAATTTAGTGGCTATGATCGTTGTCATAACGAAGAGCAAGTGATTGAACTGCTTGGCTACAACAAAAACGCAGACCCGGAATACACATCCACCTCCATCTTCTGCGCAAAAGGGAAAGGCTATCCAGTCCCTTGGGATGAAGCAGAGGCAGCTATGCATTGTGTATAGAACTTTAAATAGTGCCTAAATCTATTACACTCGTTGAGCTATATCCTCGACATGATTGAAGCGGAAGTATTTTTTCGGAAAATGATAATAACTTTATAAAAGAAGGATCTCCTTATTGGGTGTCAGCCACAAGGGGCAAACACATTGAATTGTCCAAACAATTATTACCTTAGCAAAAAGTTTAGATAACTAGTAACAGGCATAGTCCTATAGACTGTGCCTGTTACTAGTTATCTGCATCTAAGCGAAAAACTAAAAAACGTTCATTATTATTTTGTTCATATAATCCAGGGACCTTTATTTCCTGTAACCATACAAAAGGTGTTGCTGTTTCAAGGAATTGGCTATAATCGGTTGTCGGGTAGTACAGGATAATATCAACTGACCGCTTGTGTTGCTCAACTGAACGTAAAATACGGGCAATGACTCTCATAAAAATTTGAATGGAGAACGGGTTGAAAAAATAAAAATGATTGTCCGTTATCGCCACTTCATAGTCCTCTGCCAAACAGCGTTCAAACCAAATAGCACCCCCCAGTTGCTTAAGCTTCCCACAGTAACTGGCCTGATTTTCAAGTGCCTCCTGATATAACTGTGCACTCATTTCAATCCCCGTCACCGATACTTGGAAGTGATGATGCAGGTAAAATGCCAGCCGTCCCTTACCGCAGCCAAAATCGACGACCCCATCCGTTCTCTTCAGTGTATACTCACGAAATAATTCATCCAACGCCACATAAGGCGTCGCTTCGTAACGATTGTAATGTGACGACTGAGTTTGCCACTCCCGCGTGCCACCGGTTTTAATACGTAGCAAGCGATCATAGTCTTTATCGTCCATAAATACCCTCCTTCCCAATTGCAACTAAAATCCCCTCCAAAATAAAACTCGGAGGGGATCCTTCTATCCATCTAGCTTACTTCTGTAAAATATATGTCCGTAAAGCATGAGCAACTCCATCTTCATTATGGTGCTTCGTTACATACGTACTCATTTCCTTCAACGGCTCTTCCGCATTGCCCATTGCGATGCTCATTCCAGCAATTTCAAACATCGATACATCATTATAATTATCTCCAATGGCGACCGTGTTTTCCAATGGAATCTCCAAGTGCCCCGCCATGAATCGCAAGGCATTCCCTTTCCCCGCATCAGGATGACCCAGTTCTAAATTGAAAACGCCTGATGAAGTAAGGAACAAATCAGCCCTTCCTGATAACACCTTGCTCAGCTCTGCTAGCTTAGCCTCGTTCAGTGATAGCACCAACAGTTTATATACGTTTAAATGTGACACATTTGGAATCCCAATGGTAGCTGTTGATAACGTTTCATTCAAATCATATTGGTTGTCCAAATAATGATGAAGCATTTCCCCAGCCCAACCCGTCACCTGTTGTTTCGTTGCATGGAGAATTTCTTCCTGTAGAACTTCCTTACCACCTTGTCCGTTATAGATGCCTTGTGCAGTGTAAATCTCATAGTGAACTCCACTTTTCCCAAGTATTTCAATGACTTCCTCAACAACTTTAGTTGGAATTGAAAAACGTTGAATCTCTTGTCCTTTATAATAAGAAACTGCACCATTTCCCGTCATAATCGGACAAACAATTCCCGCTGGTTGTAGAATTTTCTCCACGTCTGGCAAGGCACGTCCAGAGGAAATCGCCACGATATCCCCCTGTTTTTGCACCTCCAAAACTGCTTCTCTATTGGCCTCGCTAATTATGCCATTCTCCGATAATAATGTACCATCAAGATCAATCGCGATTAATCTCAAAACAATCAATCCCCTTTCTAATCCGTTACGTCCTATTCATTATACCTTAAATAGCCCCATATACGTTTTAAGTTCCTTGATTCTTCGGTTAATACGTCAAGTAATTAGAGGAATATCCCACCTCTACCTTTTCACCTTTGTTCGACAACAAACTAGTAATCTGTTGACATTATTCTACATCATCATACAATAGGATTAAGGTATTATAATATTTTTCATTGTTTTTCTCTACATAAAAGAAAAACGAATCTTCATCATAGGCATATATAGCCTTTTATCATTTGAATAAAATTAAAATCCCATCATATTATTTAGGAGATGAAGTTATGTCCAAAGATACCAAAAACAAATCAAAAGGGTGGTTTAAAGGTGTGCTATCTACTCAAAATCAATTCGAGCAAAATAGTTCCGAGGAAGATGTCATTGAAATTGTCGAAGACGACTTCATAATGCAAGAAGAGACCAATGACTTAGACTCATCTAGCAATAAAGACTTATTTTCTAAAGATAATCAGGACAAAATCGCCTTGGATATGATCGTTTCTCTAGAAAATATGCTTAATGACCGACAGTTAATTTTGTATAAAAAAGAAGGTCTCGAAAACCAATTACATACGGCCAATGAAACAATTAGCCGCCTCAAGCATGACCTTATGAAGAAAGATCAACTAACACATGACAAAGATAAGGAAATTCGTGTATTAGAAAGTAATCTAACAAATAAACAAATGGGTTATGATCAGCTTCTCGAAGATTATAAAGATTATCAGAGCACTTCAAATAATGACTTCCAAAAAATTTCAAACCAGCTTGAAAAAGAAATGAACAAATACAATATGCTCAATGAAGAATCCACAAATAGTCAATATCAGAACATGTTAGCAATAAGAGAACTCGAGGAAAAAGTTAGAACTTTAGAAGTAGAAAATCAAAAATACGCAGAACAATGTGCTCAAATTCTGGGCGAGAAAAATGAATTAATGCAAACAATCAATGACTTTACAGAAAGAATGTCATTTTCTTTTTCTTCAAAGGCAACCCCATCGGAAGAATAAACAGTAAGTAGCATACGCATTGCTGCTTTGGAAAGGAGGCGCTCATGCAAGCCTACCATGGAAAATTGCTTGAATTAGTAGCGATTGATACCGAAGCAAATCAACCATTTCTACAAATTAGGCTATCATTTGAACAGGATATTGAATTACTTTGGAAAATTGATGCTGATACGGCTAATCATTTGAAAACCGTGACGACACTCGGCCAATCTCACAAATATAGATTATCCTTTTCTAGTTTTTGGGATGCAGACCAACATCAATATATGAGCTTTTTAACAAGAACGCATCGAAACCAAAGCGAAAAGATTTATTTTCCATGTTCAGAAGCCTATGTCAACGGACTGAATGCTATTAAATATAGTGAGCAAATTAACCAAATTCAAGCTCTCCACTTTTTAACTAACCATTCACAGCATATTCATCCTGTCCAGCAACAAAAAGCTACACCGCACAGATTCTCTCGTAAATTTTCTTGGATAGTAGCCGCAACGCTTGCGATTACAGCCATTATTTCGTTTGGTAACTATCCTATGAATAACTTAGAGGTTATCCAAAATATAACTGTAAAAGCTAACGGTGCAGATAACGAAACTCCCTTAGATTTAACAGTTATAGAAGAAAGCCCATTAGTGGAACAGCAGCAAACGGCAAATCACTTCCCTAAAGAACCTGGAACTGAGCCTACTATTCCTACAAGTGAACCGGTTTTCCCTACAAGTGTACTCAATGAAGTAATTTCCTATAGTATTCTAGAAGGTACCGTCGCCCTTACTTTCGATGACGGACCCTCAAAATATACAAAAGAAATTACGGACATATTAAAGAGCTATCAAGTGGGCGGAACGTTTTTCTTTGTGGGCAGTAATGTACTTAAATATCCCAATCACGTTCAATACGTTCACGCTAATGGCCATACAATCGGCAGTCATTCTATGAAACATACTGATTTAATAAAGCTTTCTTACGAAAAACAGGAACTCGATCTTTTGCATACAAACCAGTTAATTGAAGAAGTTATTCAAGAAAAGGTTATACTTTTTAGACCTCCTTATGG
Proteins encoded:
- a CDS encoding translation factor GTPase family protein; amino-acid sequence: MYKTIGILAHVDAGKTTFSEQLLYHTNSIKQRGRVDHKDAFLDSHAIEKERGISVFADQAIISYNNSTYTIIDTPGHVDFSPEMERAIQVMDYAIIIISASDGVEGHTETVWQLLRKHQVPTFFFINKIDREGTDVENILQEIRINLSEDVCDLTTAFHEGIMQEELIEFIAERDEALLETYMETGYDETLWLQAFKNMIRDNKVFASASGSALKDIGIAEFFTKLDVLTGTSYDDSGEFAAQVYKVRHDDNGNKVTFLKSVGGTLHVREEVHYGELAEKITQIRIYSGNKFKAVDQIHAGELFAVTGLTNASIGDGVGALKEKVTFDLIPTLKSKVVFDASIHVKEMLRCFNLLDAEDPSLRVFWDEHFQEIHVHVMGIIQLEVLKVIVKERFQFTVTFDEPKILYKETIATTVNGYGHFEPLRHYAEVHLKIEPADRNSGISFDNVCHANDLSIGNQNLVRHHVFERDHHGLLTGSALTDVKITLLTGRGHNEHTSGGDFREATRRALRQGLEQAHNLLLEPYYDYTIKVELDLIGRVLSDIQQAHGSFEPPETLGDKVLVKGRVPVATFMNYSTAFASFTHGKGTLRLQFSGYDRCHNEEQVIELLGYNKNADPEYTSTSIFCAKGKGYPVPWDEAEAAMHCV
- a CDS encoding Cof-type HAD-IIB family hydrolase, coding for MRLIAIDLDGTLLSENGIISEANREAVLEVQKQGDIVAISSGRALPDVEKILQPAGIVCPIMTGNGAVSYYKGQEIQRFSIPTKVVEEVIEILGKSGVHYEIYTAQGIYNGQGGKEVLQEEILHATKQQVTGWAGEMLHHYLDNQYDLNETLSTATIGIPNVSHLNVYKLLVLSLNEAKLAELSKVLSGRADLFLTSSGVFNLELGHPDAGKGNALRFMAGHLEIPLENTVAIGDNYNDVSMFEIAGMSIAMGNAEEPLKEMSTYVTKHHNEDGVAHALRTYILQK
- a CDS encoding polysaccharide deacetylase family protein, whose amino-acid sequence is MQAYHGKLLELVAIDTEANQPFLQIRLSFEQDIELLWKIDADTANHLKTVTTLGQSHKYRLSFSSFWDADQHQYMSFLTRTHRNQSEKIYFPCSEAYVNGLNAIKYSEQINQIQALHFLTNHSQHIHPVQQQKATPHRFSRKFSWIVAATLAITAIISFGNYPMNNLEVIQNITVKANGADNETPLDLTVIEESPLVEQQQTANHFPKEPGTEPTIPTSEPVFPTSVLNEVISYSILEGTVALTFDDGPSKYTKEITDILKSYQVGGTFFFVGSNVLKYPNHVQYVHANGHTIGSHSMKHTDLIKLSYEKQELDLLHTNQLIEEVIQEKVILFRPPYGSNNEETLKVMENNQTKMVLWNTDTLDWKSHNADKIVNAVQTSKVSGSIILLHESQAVIDALPQIIDYLQSQDLQIVNLQ
- a CDS encoding class I SAM-dependent methyltransferase, with translation MDDKDYDRLLRIKTGGTREWQTQSSHYNRYEATPYVALDELFREYTLKRTDGVVDFGCGKGRLAFYLHHHFQVSVTGIEMSAQLYQEALENQASYCGKLKQLGGAIWFERCLAEDYEVAITDNHFYFFNPFSIQIFMRVIARILRSVEQHKRSVDIILYYPTTDYSQFLETATPFVWLQEIKVPGLYEQNNNERFLVFRLDADN